From Ignisphaera aggregans DSM 17230, the proteins below share one genomic window:
- a CDS encoding conserved hypothetical protein (KEGG: tpe:Tpen_0955 hypothetical protein~SPTR: A1RYS5 Putative uncharacterized protein), with product MLMTTARAAYLQKIYREKYGSIGVVAGRYLGAGYSVEIMHPTRYGPIHIIARGNNTIMAIEVIDKPIKVTIDDVQRLINKAKLVKAKPILVLYSEGPTISDDVYRFCKENGVKVRRIRVEK from the coding sequence ATGCTAATGACAACAGCTAGAGCTGCATATCTTCAGAAGATATATAGAGAAAAATATGGTTCTATAGGGGTAGTAGCAGGTAGATATCTTGGAGCAGGATATAGTGTAGAAATAATGCATCCAACGAGATATGGACCTATACATATTATAGCTAGAGGAAATAATACTATTATGGCTATAGAGGTTATTGATAAGCCTATAAAGGTTACTATAGATGATGTTCAAAGGCTGATTAACAAGGCAAAGCTTGTGAAAGCAAAACCCATACTTGTACTATATTCTGAGGGACCAACTATTAGTGATGATGTATATAGATTTTGTAAAGAGAATGGTGTTAAGGTTAGAAGGATAAGGGTGGAGAAGTAG
- a CDS encoding Protein of unknown function DUF2148 (COGs: COG4739 Uncharacterized protein containing a ferredoxin domain~InterPro IPR019224~KEGG: dka:DKAM_1390 uncharacterized protein containing a ferredoxin domain~PFAM: Protein of unknown function DUF2148~SPTR: B8D6I5 Uncharacterized protein containing a ferredoxin domain~PFAM: Uncharacterized protein containing a ferredoxin domain (DUF2148)) has protein sequence MIVLIDEETAIENGLRHVAELMAIAAKTAPKARGMDNIVIKIVDRREELEALAKKMEDLSKSFGEFFNRDAQNIRNSKAVVLIGCRIVNIGLKTPSRWKIDADTVCSIVNLGIAIGSAVKIASISNVDNRVMFSAGVAAQELGYIDADYVFAIPLNVSSKNIYFDRKWP, from the coding sequence GTGATTGTATTGATAGATGAGGAGACTGCTATAGAAAATGGTTTACGTCATGTAGCAGAGCTTATGGCTATAGCTGCAAAAACAGCTCCAAAAGCTAGGGGTATGGATAATATAGTTATAAAGATAGTTGATAGGAGAGAAGAGTTGGAAGCTCTAGCGAAGAAGATGGAAGATTTATCAAAGTCCTTTGGGGAGTTCTTTAATAGAGATGCACAGAATATAAGGAATAGTAAGGCTGTTGTTCTAATTGGATGTAGAATTGTTAACATAGGGCTAAAGACGCCGAGTAGATGGAAAATAGATGCTGATACTGTATGTAGCATTGTAAATCTTGGTATTGCTATAGGTTCTGCTGTTAAAATAGCATCTATAAGTAATGTCGATAATAGAGTAATGTTTTCAGCAGGTGTTGCAGCACAAGAACTTGGTTATATAGATGCTGATTATGTATTTGCAATACCTCTTAATGTATCTTCAAAGAATATATATTTTGATAGAAAATGGCCTTAG
- a CDS encoding ABC transporter related (COGs: COG0396 ABC-type transport system involved in Fe-S cluster assembly ATPase component~InterPro IPR003439:IPR003593:IPR017871~KEGG: pas:Pars_1086 ABC transporter related~PFAM: ABC transporter related~SMART: AAA ATPase~SPTR: A4WJU7 ABC transporter related~PFAM: ABC transporter~TIGRFAM: FeS assembly ATPase SufC) has product MYSSDDVLVVDRLKIGIGDKIVIEDANLSVSRGDIVFLLGPNGAGKSTLLRAIIGLPIYRILSGDIYFNGERITDKSMEYRVSRGLGLTYQIPPKLLGVRVVDILSNLCKRSGCNVSEISNELGIMHLLNREFGKGFSGGELKRIEMATLLAQKPRLALVDEPDSGVDIDSIEIIVKAIEHLIEVSPYRSIVIVTHTALISKYIRPTKVCIMISGSVRRCGDEDLLDEVFSHGFKNMA; this is encoded by the coding sequence GTGTATAGTAGTGATGATGTATTAGTAGTTGATCGTCTAAAGATAGGTATTGGAGATAAGATTGTTATTGAAGATGCAAATCTTAGTGTATCTAGGGGCGATATAGTATTTCTTTTAGGGCCTAATGGTGCAGGTAAATCAACATTGTTGAGAGCGATAATAGGATTGCCTATATATAGAATTCTCTCTGGTGATATCTATTTTAATGGTGAGAGGATTACAGATAAGTCTATGGAGTATAGGGTTTCTAGGGGTTTGGGATTAACATATCAGATACCACCAAAACTACTTGGTGTAAGAGTTGTAGATATTCTTAGTAATCTATGTAAGAGAAGTGGCTGTAATGTTAGTGAGATTTCTAATGAGCTTGGTATAATGCATTTGCTCAATAGGGAGTTTGGGAAAGGTTTTTCTGGTGGCGAGCTAAAGCGTATAGAGATGGCAACACTTCTTGCTCAGAAACCAAGATTAGCACTTGTTGATGAACCTGATAGCGGTGTTGATATAGACTCTATAGAGATTATTGTAAAAGCAATAGAACATCTCATTGAGGTTTCTCCATATAGATCCATAGTTATAGTTACTCATACAGCATTGATATCAAAGTACATTAGACCTACAAAGGTATGTATAATGATATCTGGAAGTGTGAGGAGATGTGGAGATGAGGATCTACTAGATGAGGTGTTTAGTCATGGATTTAAGAATATGGCTTGA
- a CDS encoding SufBD protein (COGs: COG0719 ABC-type transport system involved in Fe-S cluster assembly permease component~InterPro IPR000825~KEGG: pas:Pars_1085 SufBD protein~PFAM: SufBD protein~SPTR: A4WJU6 SufBD protein~PFAM: Uncharacterized protein family (UPF0051)), protein MDLRIWLESIYTKARQSISKPSLYGSDIDISSYISDSSESVLAESRFDAKKAEEVGVNLSANALYLQVDQTYYKYISRIPGVEVLRIEDFIDSNPDEAREYVWKLVDPGIDKYTALAALRGRGGYFIRVKRNTRVEEPVMACLFISYKGLQAPHNIVVVEDGAEATVYTGCTIAPEVLGLHIGISEFYVGKNAKLRFIMVHSWNRVAHVRPRTGVIVDDGGEYISYYVNISNVKTLQTFPTIYLGYNARAYSASIILGQGDSEIDVGTKAYLAEESSAELISRAIAKDDSRVIMRASIVGRGGRGHIDCRGLMQSNTANIKTIPELEAESPNALLTHEASIGRLAEEEIYYLMSKGFSKDEAIGILVRGFISVDTSRLPERVRTYIDTIERLTAEKAM, encoded by the coding sequence ATGGATTTAAGAATATGGCTTGAGAGTATCTATACAAAAGCACGGCAAAGCATTTCAAAACCTTCTCTATATGGATCTGACATAGATATCTCTAGCTATATATCAGACTCTTCAGAAAGTGTCTTAGCCGAGTCTAGGTTTGATGCTAAGAAGGCTGAGGAAGTTGGTGTAAATCTTTCTGCCAATGCATTATATCTCCAGGTTGATCAAACATACTATAAGTATATAAGTAGGATTCCAGGGGTCGAGGTTCTAAGGATAGAGGATTTCATTGATAGTAATCCTGATGAGGCTAGAGAATATGTGTGGAAGCTTGTTGATCCTGGGATTGATAAGTATACAGCTTTAGCAGCACTTAGAGGAAGAGGAGGATATTTCATAAGAGTTAAAAGAAATACTAGAGTTGAAGAGCCGGTAATGGCATGTCTATTCATTTCATATAAAGGGTTGCAAGCACCTCATAATATAGTTGTTGTTGAGGATGGAGCTGAGGCAACAGTCTATACAGGTTGTACTATAGCTCCAGAGGTTCTAGGTCTTCATATAGGTATATCAGAGTTCTATGTGGGTAAAAACGCAAAGCTTAGATTTATAATGGTTCACTCCTGGAATAGAGTTGCTCATGTTAGACCTAGAACAGGTGTGATAGTTGATGATGGAGGAGAATATATTTCCTACTACGTCAATATCAGTAATGTAAAAACACTTCAAACCTTCCCCACAATCTATCTAGGTTACAATGCTCGTGCATACTCCGCATCTATAATACTTGGTCAAGGAGATTCTGAGATTGATGTTGGTACTAAGGCATATCTGGCAGAGGAGAGTAGTGCTGAACTAATTTCAAGAGCTATAGCTAAAGACGATTCAAGAGTTATTATGAGGGCAAGTATTGTTGGTAGAGGGGGTAGGGGTCATATTGATTGCAGAGGGCTAATGCAATCAAATACTGCAAATATAAAGACTATACCTGAACTCGAGGCAGAATCACCAAATGCTTTACTTACACATGAGGCATCAATTGGTAGATTGGCTGAGGAAGAGATATACTATTTGATGAGTAAGGGCTTCTCTAAGGATGAGGCTATAGGGATACTTGTAAGAGGATTCATATCTGTTGACACATCAAGATTGCCTGAGAGGGTAAGAACATATATTGATACTATTGAGAGGCTAACAGCTGAGAAAGCAATGTGA
- a CDS encoding carbohydrate kinase, YjeF related protein (COGs: COG0063 sugar kinase~InterPro IPR000631:IPR004443:IPR017953~KEGG: dka:DKAM_0484 carbohydrate kinase, YjeF related protein~PFAM: YjeF-family domain protein; protein of unknown function UPF0031~SPTR: B8D3X9 Carbohydrate kinase, YjeF related protein~TIGRFAM: carbohydrate kinase, YjeF related protein~PFAM: YjeF-related protein N-terminus; Carbohydrate kinase~TIGRFAM: yjeF C-terminal region, hydroxyethylthiazole kinase-related; yjeF N-terminal region), which yields MEKNVSYRMKICSVEEMRRIDEEVATKYGVDHMLLMDEAGSAIYSVIEREYGVYGKRFCVIAGTGNNGGDALVSARRLHSGGGIVDIFIVGDPSKYSDISKKNYELVKRIGLPITIVQSDGDIDKIRCCLEEADIVVVGLIGIGLRGEVTGIYRKVIELINMYSYKPIVSVDIPSGIGGNNGMVYGVAVKSSITVTFGLPKYGNILYPGYQYCGKLYVSFLSYPQKLLEEVRAELNIPVPPPERVRWGHKGTFGKFLAVAGARYYYGAPYYVSLSFLKAGGGYSRLAAPKSIVPYIASKASEVVYIPLEETSEGTIARSNYDYILRIVSEYDIDIVAMGPGTSLNDETQQLIRDLVEAIDRPIIVDGDGITAIAKDPSILKKRNGPTVLTPHLGEFSRLINTPIRSIQEDPIGILRKTCIELNSYIVLKGAHTAICYPDGYIFINMTGNPGMAKAGSGDVLTGTIAAMYGIGYRDIGVATRMGVLVHGLAGDLAADDYGEDGVTPDLIMEYLSKAMKILREDPRYIIDRYMPKII from the coding sequence ATGGAGAAAAATGTTAGTTATAGAATGAAGATATGTAGTGTTGAGGAGATGAGGAGAATAGATGAGGAAGTAGCTACAAAGTATGGAGTAGACCATATGTTGCTTATGGATGAAGCTGGATCAGCTATCTATAGTGTTATTGAGAGGGAGTATGGTGTATATGGGAAGAGGTTCTGTGTTATCGCTGGTACAGGTAATAATGGTGGAGATGCTCTTGTATCTGCAAGAAGATTACATTCAGGGGGTGGAATAGTAGATATATTTATTGTTGGTGATCCATCTAAATACTCAGATATTTCTAAGAAGAACTATGAACTTGTAAAGAGAATTGGTCTACCAATTACAATAGTTCAAAGCGATGGTGATATAGATAAAATTAGGTGTTGTCTAGAGGAAGCAGATATCGTTGTTGTAGGTCTTATAGGCATAGGGCTTAGGGGTGAGGTTACAGGTATTTATAGAAAGGTTATAGAGCTTATCAATATGTATAGCTATAAACCTATAGTTAGTGTTGATATTCCTTCAGGAATAGGTGGAAATAATGGTATGGTATATGGCGTTGCAGTTAAATCATCTATAACCGTTACGTTTGGACTACCTAAATATGGAAATATTCTCTATCCTGGGTATCAATACTGTGGAAAACTATATGTATCATTTCTATCCTATCCCCAGAAGCTATTAGAAGAGGTTAGAGCTGAACTAAATATTCCTGTACCTCCTCCAGAAAGGGTCAGATGGGGTCATAAGGGAACATTTGGAAAATTTCTTGCTGTAGCTGGTGCTAGGTATTACTATGGAGCACCATACTATGTATCACTATCGTTTCTCAAGGCTGGAGGAGGCTACTCTAGGCTAGCAGCACCAAAATCTATTGTTCCATATATAGCATCAAAAGCTAGTGAAGTTGTGTATATACCTCTTGAAGAAACCTCTGAGGGAACAATTGCAAGATCGAATTACGACTATATACTTAGGATAGTTAGCGAATATGATATTGATATTGTTGCAATGGGACCTGGTACATCATTAAATGATGAGACACAGCAGTTGATAAGAGATCTTGTAGAGGCTATTGATAGACCTATAATCGTTGATGGCGATGGAATAACAGCTATAGCTAAAGATCCAAGTATTCTAAAGAAGAGAAATGGGCCTACGGTGTTGACACCACATCTAGGAGAGTTCTCTAGGTTGATAAATACCCCTATTAGAAGTATACAGGAGGATCCTATAGGTATTCTACGAAAGACATGTATAGAGCTCAACTCATATATAGTTCTTAAGGGAGCACATACAGCTATATGTTATCCAGATGGATATATATTTATAAATATGACAGGAAATCCAGGAATGGCCAAGGCTGGTAGCGGAGATGTTCTTACAGGTACTATAGCAGCTATGTATGGCATAGGGTATAGAGATATAGGTGTTGCTACTAGAATGGGTGTATTGGTCCATGGGCTTGCAGGAGATTTGGCAGCAGATGATTATGGTGAGGATGGAGTAACACCAGATTTAATAATGGAGTATCTGTCAAAAGCTATGAAGATACTTAGAGAAGATCCTAGGTATATAATTGATAGATATATGCCAAAGATAATATAA